A DNA window from Staphylococcus warneri contains the following coding sequences:
- a CDS encoding ABC-ATPase domain-containing protein, which produces MKQAQDLKKTLFQLDGQKYGAYKRIKNVYDFNDFQLAIDHIQVDPYAPPSKIRLIIDRDIVEIPDKYLDTEEKRVAVADFLTRNVTHVLKSLVSKSKGQHKLLIDRCGQEMLKRTSVVINNNNIEVRLEVGLPAAGRKILGKAAAITLTELLPQLVSQALNYQQIDQASLKQQVELKLNQTYIRAQLEQQGLIAFVANGAILPRKSGISDGPMSKAKSFISPKSFETTMHVPFGEAVKGMGIPKGITLIVGGGYHGKSTLLRALERGVYDHIAGDGREYVITNDSAMKIRAEDGRSVEKVNIQPFIDHLPGKKDTSQFSTDNASGSTSQATNVMEALEAQSKVMLIDEDTSATNFMIRDGRMQKLIAPEKEPITPFSNKVKPLYDDYDVSTILIVGGSGDYFEVADQVLMMDEYVLKDVTEEAKAIAHSTGYERDMISQQSFGNIPSRVPLTSSFTKKGKDGRLKGKGQHAVMYGKEAIDISGLEQLVDDSQTNCLAMMLDYMQRHKVNNEQTIVEIVDAIYQLIDEQGLEAMSHHQGHPGNLALPRKQELIGTLNRYRGLHVK; this is translated from the coding sequence ATGAAACAAGCACAAGACTTAAAAAAGACATTATTTCAATTAGATGGTCAAAAGTACGGTGCTTATAAACGTATTAAAAATGTCTATGATTTTAATGACTTTCAATTAGCCATTGATCATATACAAGTGGATCCATATGCGCCGCCATCTAAAATAAGATTAATCATTGATAGAGATATTGTAGAGATACCAGATAAATATTTAGATACTGAAGAAAAGCGTGTAGCTGTTGCTGACTTTTTAACAAGAAATGTCACACATGTATTGAAATCGTTAGTTTCTAAATCAAAAGGACAACACAAGCTATTGATCGATCGTTGTGGTCAAGAAATGTTGAAAAGAACATCAGTAGTAATTAACAACAATAATATAGAAGTGCGTCTCGAGGTAGGTCTTCCAGCTGCAGGACGCAAAATATTAGGCAAAGCTGCAGCAATAACACTGACCGAACTATTACCTCAGCTTGTATCTCAAGCACTTAACTATCAACAAATTGATCAAGCATCTTTAAAACAACAGGTTGAATTAAAATTAAATCAAACTTATATTAGAGCGCAACTCGAGCAACAAGGACTTATCGCATTTGTAGCTAATGGTGCCATATTACCGAGGAAAAGTGGTATATCTGATGGACCAATGTCCAAGGCTAAATCATTTATAAGTCCTAAGTCATTTGAGACGACTATGCATGTGCCGTTTGGTGAAGCGGTGAAGGGTATGGGAATACCTAAAGGCATTACCCTTATTGTGGGTGGTGGCTATCATGGTAAGTCAACATTATTACGAGCATTAGAGAGAGGTGTCTATGACCATATTGCAGGTGATGGACGAGAATATGTTATTACCAACGACAGTGCAATGAAGATTCGCGCTGAAGACGGTCGTAGCGTTGAAAAAGTTAATATACAACCATTTATTGATCACCTACCAGGTAAAAAAGACACAAGTCAATTTTCAACAGATAATGCAAGTGGTAGTACATCACAAGCCACCAATGTCATGGAAGCACTTGAAGCACAATCAAAAGTAATGTTAATTGACGAAGATACCTCGGCTACGAATTTTATGATTCGTGATGGCCGTATGCAAAAGTTAATAGCGCCCGAGAAAGAACCCATTACACCATTTTCAAATAAAGTGAAACCATTATATGATGACTATGATGTATCGACTATTTTAATTGTAGGTGGATCAGGCGATTACTTTGAAGTGGCTGATCAAGTACTGATGATGGATGAATATGTACTCAAAGATGTCACTGAAGAAGCTAAGGCAATAGCACATTCCACTGGATATGAACGAGATATGATTTCACAACAATCATTTGGTAACATCCCGTCAAGAGTCCCACTTACGTCAAGTTTTACTAAAAAGGGTAAAGACGGTCGATTAAAAGGAAAAGGCCAACATGCAGTGATGTATGGTAAAGAGGCGATTGATATATCTGGATTAGAACAATTAGTAGATGATAGTCAGACTAATTGTTTGGCAATGATGTTAGATTATATGCAACGTCATAAGGTGAATAACGAGCAGACGATTGTAGAGATAGTCGATGCTATTTATCAATTGATTGACGAACAAGGGTTAGAGGCGATGTCACATCATCAAGGTCATCCAGGTAATTTAGCCTTACCACGTAAACAAGAACTGATAGGTACGTTGAATCGCTATAGAGGGTTGCATGTGAAATGA
- a CDS encoding DUF4064 domain-containing protein, whose protein sequence is MNNYQFERPTNRVVEMILGIMGSIFGMLGGLFAIMVGSIGNEFEASDSGQVFGLGVAVILTCIITLILSCIINKKRVLMGVLLVIGGLLNFIFIGFFGILSGILILVAGILALIRK, encoded by the coding sequence ATGAATAATTATCAGTTTGAAAGACCAACAAACCGAGTTGTGGAAATGATTCTAGGCATTATGGGAAGTATTTTCGGTATGCTTGGTGGATTATTTGCGATTATGGTGGGTAGTATCGGTAATGAATTTGAGGCATCAGATAGTGGACAAGTTTTCGGACTAGGTGTCGCTGTCATCCTTACATGTATTATCACTTTAATCTTAAGTTGTATCATCAATAAGAAAAGAGTTTTAATGGGTGTTTTATTAGTAATTGGTGGCCTGTTAAACTTCATCTTTATCGGTTTCTTTGGTATCTTATCAGGTATTTTAATTTTAGTTGCTGGTATTCTGGCTTTAATTCGAAAATAG
- a CDS encoding ABC transporter ATP-binding protein, which translates to MLQFKAVTKSFKDGNQTIEAVKSTDLSFNQGELIAIVGPSGSGKSTFLTMAGALQTPTTGDIWINQQNITQLKQKALARIRIQEIGFILQSTNLVPFLTVKQQFQLLKKYKKDVLNKDEYKDLLNQLGLTEIENQLPSEISGGQKQRVAIAKVIYTNPSIILADEPTASLDTDNAMAVMKILEHQTKQRNKTCIIVTHDERLTQFCDKVYHMQDGVLQAQQQSWF; encoded by the coding sequence ATGTTACAATTTAAAGCTGTCACGAAATCATTTAAAGATGGTAACCAAACCATAGAAGCTGTTAAATCAACTGATTTGTCGTTTAATCAAGGCGAACTCATCGCCATTGTAGGGCCATCTGGTTCTGGGAAAAGCACTTTTTTAACAATGGCAGGCGCATTACAAACACCTACTACGGGTGACATATGGATTAATCAACAAAATATTACCCAATTAAAACAAAAGGCCCTTGCCCGTATTAGAATTCAAGAAATTGGATTTATTCTACAATCCACTAATTTAGTGCCATTTTTAACGGTTAAACAACAATTTCAGTTACTTAAAAAGTATAAAAAAGATGTACTCAATAAAGATGAATATAAAGATTTACTAAATCAATTAGGCCTGACCGAAATAGAGAACCAACTCCCTAGCGAAATTTCAGGTGGTCAAAAGCAACGTGTTGCCATTGCCAAAGTAATCTATACTAACCCATCAATCATATTGGCCGATGAACCCACTGCTTCGTTAGATACAGACAACGCGATGGCCGTTATGAAAATCTTAGAACATCAAACAAAGCAACGAAACAAAACATGCATCATCGTTACTCACGATGAACGATTAACCCAATTCTGCGACAAAGTCTATCACATGCAAGACGGTGTGTTACAAGCCCAACAACAATCATGGTTCTGA
- a CDS encoding ABC transporter permease, which produces MFLAWNEIKRNKLKFSLIIGILVLISYLLFLLSGLANGLIKMNTEGIEKWHADAIILNKDANQTVEQSVFDQSKVKDNFKKATSLKQQGVIVSNKQKEENALLFGVTSHSFLVPKLVDGHQVKKTNEVVIDQTLKDKGFKVGDTLSMSQSDEKLKVVGITESAKYNASPVIFSNNKTIEKINPALSKDKTNAIVVKDKNWKDHKLDSDLEGVSINAFIENLPGYKAQNLTLNFMISFLFVISATVIGVFLYVMTLQKTNLFGVLKAQGFTNTYLAKMVLAQTFILSLIGTAIGLGLTLLTSTILPDAVPIQFNIITLLIFGIVLIIISLLGSLFSVLSIRKIDPLKAIG; this is translated from the coding sequence ATGTTCTTAGCTTGGAATGAAATTAAAAGAAACAAACTTAAGTTCAGTTTAATTATTGGGATTTTAGTACTCATAAGCTATTTATTATTTTTATTATCTGGACTTGCAAATGGGTTAATCAAAATGAATACAGAAGGCATTGAAAAATGGCATGCTGACGCTATTATTTTAAACAAAGATGCCAATCAAACCGTAGAACAATCTGTATTTGATCAATCCAAAGTGAAAGACAACTTCAAAAAAGCAACATCCTTGAAACAACAAGGTGTCATCGTTTCTAATAAACAAAAAGAAGAAAATGCCTTACTCTTCGGTGTGACATCTCATTCATTTTTAGTGCCAAAATTAGTTGACGGGCATCAAGTAAAAAAGACTAATGAAGTGGTGATTGACCAAACCCTTAAAGATAAAGGATTCAAAGTTGGCGATACATTATCAATGTCACAATCAGACGAGAAATTGAAGGTCGTTGGTATTACAGAAAGTGCGAAGTACAATGCATCACCAGTGATTTTTTCTAATAACAAAACGATTGAAAAGATCAATCCAGCGCTATCAAAAGATAAAACCAATGCCATTGTCGTGAAAGATAAAAATTGGAAGGATCATAAGCTCGATAGTGATTTAGAAGGCGTATCTATCAATGCATTTATTGAAAATTTACCGGGTTATAAAGCGCAAAATCTAACTTTAAACTTTATGATTTCTTTCTTATTTGTAATTTCAGCAACGGTTATCGGTGTGTTCTTATACGTCATGACGCTACAAAAGACTAATCTATTCGGCGTCTTAAAAGCACAAGGCTTCACTAATACCTATCTAGCTAAAATGGTATTAGCACAAACCTTTATATTGTCACTGATTGGTACGGCAATTGGACTGGGACTAACATTATTAACGAGCACTATCCTGCCTGACGCTGTTCCAATACAGTTTAATATCATCACACTACTTATATTTGGTATAGTACTCATCATTATTTCATTATTGGGAAGTCTATTTTCAGTCTTATCTATTAGAAAAATTGATCCATTGAAAGCAATTGGATAG
- a CDS encoding SDR family oxidoreductase, which yields MNEQVLVTGGSGFLGMRIISELLKDGYEVRTTLRSLDKKKQVIKTLNDHHIKTEKLSFVEADLSKDEHWNEAMKDCKYVLSVASPVFFDIPEDETEVIRPAIEGIQRILRAAEKANVKRVVMTSNFGAVGFSNKDQSSVTTEENWTNQDEPGLSAYEKSKLLAEKAAWDFVKNKDNDLEFATINPVAMLGPSLDSHVSGSFNIIKNLVNGSLKRVPNIPLNVVDVRDVARLHILAMTTPEANNQRFIATADGQISMPEIAQLIKHQRPELATHTSTKKLPNFVLGLGAKFNKEAKEGKLLLDMNRNVSNEHAKSILGWRPIGTQEEAILEALDSMAKYNLIK from the coding sequence ATGAATGAACAAGTCTTGGTCACAGGTGGTAGCGGGTTCTTAGGAATGCGTATCATTAGTGAACTATTAAAAGATGGCTATGAGGTACGTACGACGTTACGTTCTTTAGATAAAAAGAAACAAGTAATTAAAACATTAAATGATCACCACATAAAAACTGAAAAATTATCATTTGTAGAAGCGGATTTATCGAAGGATGAACATTGGAATGAAGCGATGAAAGATTGTAAATATGTATTGAGTGTCGCTTCACCAGTATTTTTTGATATTCCGGAAGATGAAACGGAAGTCATTAGACCAGCAATTGAAGGTATTCAACGAATTTTGAGAGCAGCGGAGAAAGCGAATGTGAAACGTGTAGTGATGACGTCAAACTTTGGTGCTGTTGGTTTTAGTAATAAAGATCAATCTAGTGTCACTACCGAAGAAAACTGGACAAACCAAGATGAACCGGGATTGTCAGCTTATGAAAAATCTAAGTTATTAGCAGAGAAGGCGGCATGGGACTTCGTTAAGAATAAGGATAATGATTTAGAATTTGCGACGATTAATCCTGTAGCAATGTTAGGGCCATCATTAGATAGCCACGTATCCGGAAGTTTTAATATTATTAAAAATCTCGTTAATGGTTCATTGAAACGTGTGCCTAATATCCCATTAAATGTAGTTGATGTCAGAGATGTGGCGCGTTTACACATTTTAGCGATGACTACACCTGAGGCCAATAACCAACGATTTATCGCCACGGCAGACGGACAAATTTCAATGCCAGAAATTGCCCAATTAATTAAACATCAACGTCCTGAATTAGCTACTCATACATCTACAAAGAAATTGCCTAACTTTGTATTAGGTTTAGGTGCGAAGTTTAATAAAGAGGCTAAAGAAGGTAAATTGTTACTTGATATGAATAGAAATGTAAGTAACGAACACGCTAAATCAATACTTGGTTGGCGCCCAATTGGAACACAAGAAGAGGCAATTCTAGAAGCGCTTGATAGTATGGCTAAATATAACTTGATTAAATAA
- a CDS encoding SDR family oxidoreductase, whose amino-acid sequence MNKKIALITGSSTGLGLETASLLAKNGYKVYATMRHLEKQDGLIQLSQQDGIDLEVKQLDVTNLDHINQVVTDIINTEGRIDILINNAGAGFVKTTELATDDEIMWQLNLNLMGVIRMTKAVLPYMRNQREGRIINISSVGGLVGQPFNEIYCATKFGVEGYTEAMASYVQPEFNIKFTLIEPGGIQSEFTNNVMAQLQSTGGLKDDEYKPILDSYLGGLKENYGAGSSQTSEEVATVILNTLEMEEPPIRTRTSDWSEAFTELKTQADPTGKEQQRRVVKLLGK is encoded by the coding sequence ATGAATAAAAAAATCGCATTAATTACTGGGTCTTCAACAGGCTTAGGCTTAGAAACTGCTTCACTACTTGCTAAAAATGGATATAAAGTATACGCAACGATGCGTCATTTAGAAAAGCAAGATGGACTCATACAATTATCACAGCAAGACGGTATAGACTTAGAAGTCAAACAACTAGATGTTACAAACTTAGATCATATCAATCAAGTCGTTACTGACATTATCAATACTGAAGGTCGTATTGATATCCTTATTAATAACGCAGGTGCTGGCTTTGTTAAAACAACGGAACTCGCAACAGATGATGAAATCATGTGGCAATTGAATTTAAACTTAATGGGCGTCATACGTATGACAAAAGCAGTCTTACCATATATGAGAAATCAAAGAGAAGGTCGTATCATTAATATATCTTCTGTTGGCGGTCTTGTAGGTCAACCATTTAACGAAATTTATTGTGCAACTAAATTCGGTGTAGAAGGTTATACGGAAGCGATGGCTAGTTACGTTCAACCGGAATTCAATATTAAATTTACTCTCATTGAACCAGGTGGCATTCAATCAGAATTCACAAACAATGTGATGGCACAACTACAGTCTACGGGTGGTCTTAAAGATGATGAGTACAAGCCAATCCTTGATTCATACTTAGGTGGTCTTAAAGAGAATTATGGCGCGGGGTCATCTCAAACTTCTGAAGAAGTCGCTACCGTCATACTTAATACGTTAGAAATGGAAGAACCACCTATTCGTACTCGTACATCAGACTGGTCTGAAGCATTTACTGAACTTAAAACACAAGCTGATCCAACGGGTAAAGAACAACAACGTCGCGTTGTTAAATTATTAGGAAAATAG